From one Papio anubis isolate 15944 chromosome 12, Panubis1.0, whole genome shotgun sequence genomic stretch:
- the RASSF10 gene encoding ras association domain-containing protein 10 — protein sequence MDPSEKKISVWICQEEKLVSGLSRRTTCSDVVRVLLEDGCRRRRRQRRSRRRGSAGDPPGPGELPEPPDEDDEDDDEALPQGMLCGPPQCYCIVEKWRGFERILPNKTRILRLWAAWGEEQENVRFVLVRSEASLPNAGPRSAEARVVLSRERPCPARGAPARPSLAMTQEKQRRVVRKAFRKLAKLNRRRQQQPPSSCSSTSSSTASSCSSSPRAHESASVERMETLVHLVLSQDHTIRQQVQRLHELDREIDRYEAKVHLDRMRRHGVNYVQDTYLVGAGIELDGSSPGEEPEEVAAEAEAAAAAAAAAAPPPLDGEAQAAALEELARRCDDLLRLQEQRVQQEELLERLSAEIQEELNQRWMRRRQEELAAREEPPEPDGGPEGELLLEQERVRTQLSTSLYIGLRLNTDLEAVKSDLDYSQQQWDSKERELQGLLQTLHTLELTVAPDGAPGSGGPSREPGPQACADMWVDQARGLAKSGPGNDEDSDTGLSSMHSQDSDSVPMCESLV from the coding sequence ATGGATCCTTCGGAAAAGAAGATATCGGTGTGGATCTGCCAGGAAGAGAAGCTGGTGTCCGGTCTCTCCCGCCGCACTACTTGCTCGGACGTTGTGCGAGTGCTTTTGGAGGACGGCTGCCGGCGGCGACGGAGACAGCGGCGGAGCCGGCGGCGGGGGTCGGCCGGCGACCCGCCTGGCCCGGGAGAGCTTCCCGAACCTCCAGACGAGGACGACGAGGACGACGACGAGGCGCTGCCGCAGGGCATGCTGTGTGGGCCCCCGCAGTGCTATTGCATCGTGGAGAAGTGGCGCGGCTTTGAGCGCATCCTCCCTAACAAGACTCGCATCTTGCGCCTCTGGGCTGCCTGGGGCGAAGAGCAAGAGAATGTGCGCTTCGTGCTAGTGCGCAGCGAGGCATCGCTGCCTAACGCCGGCCCCCGCAGCGCCGAGGCGCGCGTAGTGCTCAGCCGAGAGCGCCCCTGTCCGGCCCGCGGGGCCCCCGCGCGGCCCAGCCTGGCCATGACCCAGGAGAAACAGCGGCGAGTGGTGCGCAAGGCCTTTCGCAAACTGGCCAAGCTCAACCGGCGGCGCCAGCAGCAGCCACCGTCGTCCTGTTCGTCCACTTCGTCGTCCACTGCCTCGTCCTGCTCTTCGTCGCCGCGGGCCCACGAGAGCGCGTCAGTGGAGCGCATGGAGACGCTGGTGCATCTGGTGCTCTCCCAGGACCACACCATTCGCCAGCAGGTGCAGCGGCTCCACGAGCTGGACCGCGAGATCGACCGCTACGAGGCCAAGGTGCACCTGGACCGCATGCGGCGTCACGGGGTCAACTACGTGCAGGACACTTACTTGGTTGGGGCAGGCATCGAGCTCGACGGGTCCAGCCCAGGAGAGGAGCCAGAAGAGGTGGCGGCGGAGgcagaggcggcggcggcggcggcggcggcggcggcgccgcCCCCTCTAGACGGCGAGGCGCAGGCGGCGGCGCTGGAGGAGCTGGCCCGGCGCTGCGACGACTTACTGAGGCTTCAGGAGCAACGGGTTCAGCAGGAGGAGTTGCTGGAGCGCCTTTCAGCCGAGATTCAGGAGGAACTCAACCAGAGGTGGATGCGGCGGCGCCAGGAGGAGCTGGCGGCGCGGGAGGAGCCCCCGGAGCCCGATGGCGGCCCCGAGGGCGAGCTGCTGCTGGAGCAGGAACGGGTCAGGACGCAGCTCAGTACTAGCCTTTACATCGGGCTCCGGCTCAACACGGACCTGGAGGCCGTCAAGTCGGACTTGGATTACAGCCAGCAGCAATGGGACAGCAAGGAGCGCGAGCTACAGGGCCTTCTGCAAACTTTGCACACTTTGGAGCTGACAGTGGCGCCGGATGGGGCTCCTGGCTCCGGCGGTCCCTCGCGGGAACCCGGGCCTCAAGCCTGCGCCGACATGTGGGTGGACCAGGCCCGTGGACTGGCCAAGAGCGGTCCTGGCAACGACGAAGACTCGGATACGGGGCTGAGCTCTATGCATAGCCAAGACTCGGACTCCGTGCCTATGTGCGAATCTCTTGTCTAG